TGTTGAGGTAGTTGCGGTAAATGACCTGACTGACACTAAAACACTTGCACACCTGCTGAAATATGACACAACTCACGGCACTCTGGATGCTACGGTTGAAGCACAAGAAGGCGCAATTATCGTTAACGGCAAAGAAATCAAAGTATTTGCTGAACGTAACCCTGAGAACCTTGCATGGGGCTCCGTAGGCGCTGAAATCGTTGTTGAATCCACTGGTATCTTCACAGCGAAAGAAAAAGCTGAGCTTCACCTTAAAGGCGGCGCTAAAAAAGTTATCATCTCCGCTCCAGCAACTAACGAAGACATCACAATCGTTATGGGCGTTAACGAAGACAAGTACGATGCTGCATCGCACACTGTAATCTCCAACGCTTCTTGCACAACGAACTGTCTTGCACCATTCGCAAAAGTATTGAACGACAAATTCGGTATCGTTAAAGGTATGATGACTACAATTCACTCGTACACAAACGACCAAGCCGTACTGGACGTTCCTCACAAAGACCTGCGTCGTGCTCGCGCAGCTGCTGAGAACATCATTCCTTCGTCGACAGGCGCTGCAAAAGCAGTATCCCTGGTTCTGCCAGAACTGAAAGGCAAACTGAACGGTATGGCTATGCGCGTTCCTACGCCTAACGTTTCCGTAACTGACCTGGTTGCTGAACTGAAAGTTAACGTTACTGTTGAAGAAGTTAACGCAGCTCTGAAAGAAGCTTCCGAAGGCGCTCTTAAAGGCATTCTGAACTACAACGAACTGCCACTGGTATCCAGCGACTACAACAGCGACCCAGCTTCCTCCACAATCGACGCTCTGTCGACTATGGTAGTAGAAGGCAACATGGTTAAAGTTATTTCCTGGTACGACAACGAGTGGGGCTACTCGAACCGTGTAGTTGACCTCGCTGCATTCGTGGCAAGCAAAGGTCTGTAAGATACACGCGCTATTCCACAATCGCATGGAACGCTTTCGTCCCGGAGTTTGAAGCTCCGGGATACGCTTAGTCTGCGGCTCCACTTAAGTGGATATTAGGCGAAGGCGTTCCTTCTTGCGAGAAGGAACGCCTTTTTTACTGCTGTTTAAGCTTTAAATCATATATGCTTTCAACTTCATAATCAGGGAGGCAACACCATTGAATAAGAAAAGTGTTCGTGACGTAGAAGTAGCAGGCAAACGCGTATTTGTACGCGTCGATTTCAACGTACCACTCGAAGATGGCAAAATTACTGACGACAAGCGTATCCGCGAAACGCTTCCTACGATCAACTATTTGATCGAAAAAGGCGCTAAAGTTATCCTCGCGAGCCACCTTGGCCGTCCAAACGGTGAAGTGGTTGAAGAACTGCGTCACACAGCTTCTGCTGTACGTCTGTCCGAGCTTCTTGGCAAACCGGTTGTTAAAGCTAACGACTCCGTTGGTGAAGAAGTGAAAGCACAAATTAACGCGCTGAATAACGGCGACGTACTCTTGCTTGAGAACGTTCGTTTCCACGCTGGCGAAGAAAAGAACGATCCGGAACTGGCTAAGCAATTCGCTGAGCTGGCTGATCTGTTCGTAAACGATGCATTTGGTGCTGCTCACCGCGCCCACGCTTCGACAGAAGGCATTGCGCACCACCTGCCTGCAGTATCGGGTCTCTTGATGGAGCGCGAGCTTGATGTTCTCGGCAAAGCGCTGAACAACCCTGAACGTCCTTTCACGGCGATCGTTGGCGGTTCGAAAGTAAAAGACAAAATCGACGTTATCAACAAAATGATCGAGATCGCTGATAACATTATCATCGGCGGCGGCTTGTCTTACACCTTCTTCAAAGCGCAAGGTCATGAAATCGGCCAATCGCTCGTTGACAACTCCAAGCTGGATCTGGCTCTTGAGTTCATCGAGAAAGCAAAAACGCTGGGCAAAAACTTCCTGATCCCTGTTGATATCGTTGTTACTGACGAGTTCAGCAAAGATGCTAACACCAAGATCGTTGACGTAGACGGCATCCCAGCTGACTGGGAAGGCATCGACATCGGTCCTAAAACTCGCGAAATTTACGCTGACGTTATCAAAAACTCCAAGCTGGTTGTTTGGAACGGACCAATGGGCGTATTCGAAATCGAGCCATTCTCCCACGGTACACGTGCGGTTGCTAACGCTTGTGCGGAAACAGCTGGTTACACGGTAATCGGCGGCGGCGACTCCGCTGCGGCTGCTGAGAAATTCGGCGTGGCAGACAAAATGGATCACATCTCGACTGGCGGCGGCGCTTCCCTGGAATTCATGGAAGGCAAAGCACTTCCAGGCGTTGTGGCTCTTAACGATAAATAAGAAAGAATTATATAATTAAGAAACGAGGGAATATACGATGAGCAGAACACCTATCATTGCAGGTAACTGGAAAATGTTCAAAACCGTTTCCGAAGCCGTATCGTTCTTCTCCGAAGTCAAAGGCAAGGCTGAAGTTGCTGGCGTAGAGAGCGTAATTTGCGCTCCTTACACAACTCTTCCCGCGCTTGTTGAAGCAGCAAAAGGCACGTCGATCGCAATTGGCGCGCAAAACCTGCACTTCGAAGACAACGGTGCATTCACAGGCGAAATCAGCGGCGTTATGCTGAAGGACCTTGGCGTGAAGTACGTTATTATCGGTCACTCCGAGCGTCGTGCTTACTTCGCTGAGACAGACGAGATCGTTAACAAAAAAATGCATTCAGCATTCAAACACGGCATTACGCCAATCGTTTGCGTCGGCGAAAAGCTCGAAGAGCGCGAAGCTAACCAAACGAAGGATGTTTGCAAAGTGCAAACCGAGGCGGCTTTTGAAGGCCTGTCGGCAGCTCAAGCTGCTGAAGTTGTTATCGCATATGAGCCAATCTGGGCGATCGGCACTGGCAAATCCTCGACTTCCGAAGACGCGCAAGACGTGATCGGTTACATCCGCAGCGTAGTTGCTGATCTCTACGATGCAGCAACGGCTGAAGCGGTTCGTATCCAATACGGCGGCAGCGTAAAACCTAACAACGTTGCAGAATACATGGGACAAGCGGATATCGACGGCGCTCTTGTCGGCGGCGCATCGCTTGAACCGGCTTCCTATATCGCACTCGTTGAGGGGGCCAAGTAAGATGGCTCCGAAACCAGTTGCGCTGATTATTCTCGACGGCTTTGGCCTTCGCGACGACGTAACCGGCAATGCCGTTGCGCAAGCGAAAAAGCCAAACTACGACCGTTACTGGTCGACATATCCGCACACAACCCTTACTGCTTCCGGTGAAGCAGTAGGTTTGCCGGATGGCCAAATGGGCAACTCCGAGGTTGGTCACCTGAACATCGGCGCTGGCCGTATCGTTTATCAGGATCTGACTCGCATTTCGAAGTCGATCCGCGACGGTGAATTTTTCGATAACGAGACGCTTCTTGGGGCGGTTCGCCACGCGAAAGCGAACGGCAAGAAGCTTCACCTGTACGGACTGCTGTCCGACGGCGGCGTGCACAGCCATATTGCTCACCTGTTTGCCCTTCTGGAACTGGCTAAGAAAGAGGAGCTGAACGAAGTATTCATTCATGCCTTCCTCGATGGCCGCGACGTTGCTCCAGACAGCGCGAAGGGTTACTTGGAACAGCTGCAAGCGAAGATTGAAGAAGTGGGCGTAGGCCAGATCGCTACCGTTCAAGGCCGCTACTACGCAATGGACCGCGACAAGCGTTGGGAGCGTACGGAGAAGTCGTACCGCGCTATGGTTTACGGCGATGGTCCTAAATACACTGATCCAATCAAGGCTGTAGTTGAATCCTACGAAAAATCCGTTTATGATGAATTCGTTATGCCAACGGTTATCGTTGGCGAGAACGATAAGCCGGTAGGCCTGGTTGAATCGGAAGACTCCATCGTCTTCTTCAACTTCCGTCCTGACCGTGCGATCCAGCTTGGCCAAGTTTTCACCAACGAAGATTTCCGTGGCTTTGACCGTGGCGAGAAATGCCCTAAAAACCTGCATTTTGTCTGCCTGACACTGTTCAGCGAGACAATCGGCGGTTATGTGGCTTACTCCCCTAAGAACTTGGACAACACCCTCGGTGAAGTGCTCGTTCAAAACAACAAGAAGCAATTGCGTATTGCGGAAACCGAGAAATACCCGCATGTAACGTTCTTCTTCAGCGGCGGCCGCGATGTTGAGCTTCCGGGCGAGACGCGTGTTCTGATCAGTTCGCCGAAGGTCGCAACTTACGATCTGCAGCCGGAAATGAGCGCATACGAAGTTGCAGCAGCGGCAGTTAGAGAAATTGAAGCAGACAAGCACGACGCTATCATTCTTAACTTTGCTAACCCTGACATGGTAGGTCACTCCGGCATGCTGGAGCCGACAATCAAAGCGGTGGAAGCAACTGACGAATGTCTGGGCCAAGTGGTGGAAGCTGTCCTTGCAAAAGGCGGCGTAGCAATCATCACGGCTGACCACGGAAACGCGGACATGGTATTCGACGAAAACGGACGTCCGTTCACTGCGCATACAACGAACCCGGTTCCTTGTATCGTTACAGTCGCTGGCGGAGAGCTTCGCGAAGGCGGCATTCTGGCTGACCTGGCTCCGACGGTTCTTGACCTGCTGGAACTGGTTAAACCAGAGCAAATGACAGGTACAACATTGATTCGGAAGTAAGTTTCAAGGTAGAATCAAAACAGCTTGTTTTCCATGCTTCAACCCTATAAATAACTTAAATTAAGGAGTGTTACTCAAATGTCTATCATCGTTGACGTGTACGCACGCGAAGTGCTGGATTCCCGCGGGAATCCAACTGTAGAAGTAGAAGTATCCCTGGAATCCGGCGGCAAAGGCCGCGCAATCGTTCCATCCGGCGCATCCACTGGCGCTTATGAAGCTGTTGAGCTTCGCGACGGCGACAAAGGCCGTTACCTGGGCAAAGGTGTAGAAAAAGCGGTTGAGAACGTTAACGCAATTATCGCACCTGAAATCATCGGTCTGGACGCTCTTGATCAAGTAGCTATCGACCGCAAAATGATCGAGCTTGACGGTACTCCTAACAAAGCTAAGCTTGGCGCTAACGCAATTCTGGCTGTTTCGATGGCTGTTGCACGCGCTGCAGCTGACGCGCTGAACGTGTCCCTGTACACTTACCTCGGCGGCTTCAACGCAAAAACTCTGCCGGTTCCAATGATGAACATCATCAACGGCGGCGAACATGCGGACAACAATATTGACGTACAAGAGTTCATGGTTCTGCCGGTTGGCGCTCCAACATTCAAAGAAGCTCTTCGTATCGGCGCTGAAATCTTCCACAACCTGAAATCGGTTCTGAAAGACAAAGGCCTGAACACAGCAGTAGGCGACGAGGGCGGCTTCGCTCCTAACCTTGGTTCCAACGAAGAAGCAATCACAACAATCATCGCCGCGATCGAGCTTGCTGGCTACAAACCAGGCGTTGACGTATTCCTCGGCATGGACGTAGCTTCCACTGAGTTCTACAAAGACGGCAAATACCACCTCGAAGGCGAAGGCAAATCCTTCACTTCCGCAGAATTCGTTGACCTGCTTGCTTCGTGGGTTGAAAAGTACCCAATCATCACAATCGAAGACGGCTGCTCCGAAGACGACTGGGAAGGTTGGAAATTGCTCACTGACAAACTCGGCGGCAAAGTACAGCTCGTTGGTGATGACCTGTTCGTTACAAACACAGAGCGTCTTTCCGACGGTATCGAAAAAGGCGTGGGTAACTCCATCCTCGTTAAAGTTAACCAAATCGGTTCGCTTACTGAAACATTCGACGCGATCGAAATGGCGAAACGCGCTGGTTACACGGCGGTTATCTCCCACCGTTCCGGCGAAAGCGAAGACAGCACAATCGCTGACATCGCGGTTGCTACTAACGCTGGCCAAATCAAAACAGGCGCTCCGTCCCGTACGGACCGCGTAGCGAAATACAACCAATTGCTCCGCATCGAAGACCAACTGGGTTCGGTTGCTCAATATGCAGGCAAATCGGCATTCTACAACCTGAAAAACTTCAAATAAGTTTTTTCGGTAAAATAAAAAAGGCATCCCGGTGAGGGGATGCCTTTTTTTGCTGTTTAATGGAATTCAATCCGAAATTTGAAACTATTGAATTACTTGTCCGCCTATGATAAAATCAATTTATGTGTTTTACGGAGCTCCTATGCTGGAGGTGGATCAAATGGAAATCTTTTGGAAGATTTTGCTCGTTATTTTCGCAGTTGGATTGATCGCGGTTGTATTGCTTCAAAAAGGGAAAAGCGCTGGTTTGTCTGGTGCGATCACTGGCGGTGCTGAGCATTTGTTCGGCAAGCAGAAAGCTCGCGGTCTGGACTTGTTCCTTCAGCGTTTAACAGTAGGGCTGGCAAGCGGATTCTTTATCCTGGCTCTAGTTGTAGCATACGTCGTTAAAGTTTAATTAATCTTGATTCGTACTCAGAAACGGAGGGAAACCTCCGTTTTTTGTTTTTTCCGGGCTTTTACGGATGCTAAGGAATGATTTCGTGTATACTTAACGGTATATGATAATCTATCAACCGGTAGCTGGATGGCGGTAGGGAAAGCCTCCGGTGTATGAGGTGACAAGGAAAACTATGATGCAAGAGCAGGGACTTCTTGATTTTATGCGGGAGACGGCTTACAAGCCGATGACTTATCAGGAGCTGGAACAACATTTCGGGATTAACGACGCGGCGGAATTCAAAGAATTTCTGAAGCTGCTTAATCAGCTCGAGGAAGAGGGCAAAGTCATTCGGACGCGCAATGAACGCTATGGCGTTCCGGAGCGTATGAACCTCCTGAGAGGGAAAATCCAGGCGCATGCGAAAGGCTTCGCATTTTTATTGCCTGACGAGAAAGACCATCCTGATGTTTACATACATGCAAACGATCAGAAGAGCGCGATGAACGGCGATATCGCGCTGGTGCGCATTACTTCGCAAAGCGAAGGCGGAGGCCGGATGGAAGGCGAGGTCGTCCGTATTGTGCAGCGTGCCGTAACACAGGTAGTGGGTACGTTCGAAAGCCATGAGGCATTTGGCTTTGTTGTTCCGGACGATAAACGGATTAACCGGGATATTTTTATTCCGAAGGGTGAGTTCCAGGGAGCGGTAACCGGTCAGAAGGTGGTCGTGAAGATTACTTCCTATCCGGAAGGACGTTCTGCGGCGCAAGGCGAAATTATCGAAATTCTCGGACATAAGAACGATCCGGGCATCGACATTTTGTCCATTATCCGCAAGCATCAGCTGCCCGAAGGCTTCTCGGATGAAGTGATGGCCGAGGCCGAGGCGGCTCCGGACTCCATCACCGAAGAAGAGATTGTTGAACAAGGCCGCCGCGATCTTCGCGGAGAAGTGATTGTGACCATTGACGGGGAAGACGCGAAGGACCTTGATGACGCGGTCCATGTGAAGCGGCTTGAGAACGGCAACTATCTGCTTGGCGTTCATATCGCCGACGTTGGCTACTATGTGAAGGAGCGTTCGGCGCTTGACCAGGAAGCTTTTCGCCGCGGCTGCAGCGTTTACTTGGTGGACCGGGTTATTCCGATGCTGCCGCACCGTTTGTCGAACGGGATTTGCTCGCTGAATCCTCAAGTAGACCGCCTTACGCTTTCTTGCGAGATGGAGTTTGACTCCAAGCTGAAGCGTGTTCGTCACGATATTTTCACAAGCGTCATTAAGACGAAAGAGCGCATGACTTATACGAATGTGCGCAAGATCTTAATGGCTACCGAAGAAGAGCCGGAGACTGAGCTTAAGGAACGCTATGCTGATCTGCTCGACATGTTCACTCTCATGGAAGAGCTTGCGATGAAGCTTCGGAAGAAACGGATGAAGCGCGGCGCAATCGACTTTGATTTTCAGGAATCGAAGGTTATCGTGGATAAGGAAGGCAAAGCCGTTGACATCGTGAAGCGCGAACGTTCTGTTGCCGAGCAGATTATTGAAGAGTTCATGCTGGCGGCGAACGAAACGGTGGCCGAGCATTTCCATTGGCTTCGCGTGCCTTTCCTGTACCGGATTCACGAGGATCCGGATCAGGAGAAGCTGCTTCACTTCATGCAGTTCGCTTCGAACTTCGGTTATGTCGTGAAGGGCAAGGGCAATTCGGTTCATCCGCGCGCTTTGCAAACGCTTCTTGAGGAGATCCACGGCACAAAGGAAGAAACGGTTATTTCGACCGTCATGCTCCGTTCGATGAAGCAGGCGAAGTACGATGCGGAGAGCTTGGGCCACTTTGGACTTGCGGCGGAGTTCTACTCCCACTTCACATCGCCGATCCGGCGTTATCCGGACCTTGTGATTCACCGGGTTATCCGCGAGGTGCTCGAAAACGGCGGGGCATTACCGGAGATACGCAATGAAGCGCTGGCAGCCCGGATGCCGGATATCGCACAGCATTCTTCCGAACGCGAACGCGTTGCGGTTGATGCGGAACGGGATACGGATAAACTTAAAAAATGCGAATTCATGCTGGATAAAGTCGGCGAGGAATTCGATGGCATTATCAGCAGCGTGACAAGCTTCGGCATGTTTGTCGAATTGGATAATACGGTGGAAGGCCTTATCCGGCTGAGCGGTCTGACGGATGATTATTACCACTTCCATGAGCTTCATATGGTGCTGATCGGCGAGCGTACCTCGAAGGTATACCGCATTGGCGATGAAGTGAAAATCCGGGTGGCGCAGGTGAACATGGACGATTACACTATCGATTTCGAGATGGTGGACATGAAGCCGCGCAGCGATTTCCGCGGTGTCGCGGATGCAGGGTTCGGCGCGCGCAACGGAGGCGGCCGCAAGCGCGGAGGTTTCAGCCGCGGCGGGGACACGGGCGCGGTAGTTGGACGCGGCGGAGATAAAGGCCGCCGTGGGAAGGAAAGCCGCGCCGGCGATGGCCGCGGCGAGCGGAATGACCGCGGCCCGAGCAAGGGCGGCCGCGATGGCGCTAAGCGCGCCGAGCATAGCGGCGCGCAAGGAAATGCGAAGCGGAAGCGCGGTGGCGCTGACGGCGGAGCAGCCGGGGGCGCGAGCCGCGCGGCCGAAGGCGCG
This region of Paenibacillus sp. JDR-2 genomic DNA includes:
- the gap gene encoding type I glyceraldehyde-3-phosphate dehydrogenase; this encodes MVKIGINGFGRIGRNVFRASLNNPNVEVVAVNDLTDTKTLAHLLKYDTTHGTLDATVEAQEGAIIVNGKEIKVFAERNPENLAWGSVGAEIVVESTGIFTAKEKAELHLKGGAKKVIISAPATNEDITIVMGVNEDKYDAASHTVISNASCTTNCLAPFAKVLNDKFGIVKGMMTTIHSYTNDQAVLDVPHKDLRRARAAAENIIPSSTGAAKAVSLVLPELKGKLNGMAMRVPTPNVSVTDLVAELKVNVTVEEVNAALKEASEGALKGILNYNELPLVSSDYNSDPASSTIDALSTMVVEGNMVKVISWYDNEWGYSNRVVDLAAFVASKGL
- a CDS encoding phosphoglycerate kinase, whose amino-acid sequence is MNKKSVRDVEVAGKRVFVRVDFNVPLEDGKITDDKRIRETLPTINYLIEKGAKVILASHLGRPNGEVVEELRHTASAVRLSELLGKPVVKANDSVGEEVKAQINALNNGDVLLLENVRFHAGEEKNDPELAKQFAELADLFVNDAFGAAHRAHASTEGIAHHLPAVSGLLMERELDVLGKALNNPERPFTAIVGGSKVKDKIDVINKMIEIADNIIIGGGLSYTFFKAQGHEIGQSLVDNSKLDLALEFIEKAKTLGKNFLIPVDIVVTDEFSKDANTKIVDVDGIPADWEGIDIGPKTREIYADVIKNSKLVVWNGPMGVFEIEPFSHGTRAVANACAETAGYTVIGGGDSAAAAEKFGVADKMDHISTGGGASLEFMEGKALPGVVALNDK
- the tpiA gene encoding triose-phosphate isomerase, which gives rise to MSRTPIIAGNWKMFKTVSEAVSFFSEVKGKAEVAGVESVICAPYTTLPALVEAAKGTSIAIGAQNLHFEDNGAFTGEISGVMLKDLGVKYVIIGHSERRAYFAETDEIVNKKMHSAFKHGITPIVCVGEKLEEREANQTKDVCKVQTEAAFEGLSAAQAAEVVIAYEPIWAIGTGKSSTSEDAQDVIGYIRSVVADLYDAATAEAVRIQYGGSVKPNNVAEYMGQADIDGALVGGASLEPASYIALVEGAK
- the gpmI gene encoding 2,3-bisphosphoglycerate-independent phosphoglycerate mutase, giving the protein MAPKPVALIILDGFGLRDDVTGNAVAQAKKPNYDRYWSTYPHTTLTASGEAVGLPDGQMGNSEVGHLNIGAGRIVYQDLTRISKSIRDGEFFDNETLLGAVRHAKANGKKLHLYGLLSDGGVHSHIAHLFALLELAKKEELNEVFIHAFLDGRDVAPDSAKGYLEQLQAKIEEVGVGQIATVQGRYYAMDRDKRWERTEKSYRAMVYGDGPKYTDPIKAVVESYEKSVYDEFVMPTVIVGENDKPVGLVESEDSIVFFNFRPDRAIQLGQVFTNEDFRGFDRGEKCPKNLHFVCLTLFSETIGGYVAYSPKNLDNTLGEVLVQNNKKQLRIAETEKYPHVTFFFSGGRDVELPGETRVLISSPKVATYDLQPEMSAYEVAAAAVREIEADKHDAIILNFANPDMVGHSGMLEPTIKAVEATDECLGQVVEAVLAKGGVAIITADHGNADMVFDENGRPFTAHTTNPVPCIVTVAGGELREGGILADLAPTVLDLLELVKPEQMTGTTLIRK
- the eno gene encoding phosphopyruvate hydratase, coding for MSIIVDVYAREVLDSRGNPTVEVEVSLESGGKGRAIVPSGASTGAYEAVELRDGDKGRYLGKGVEKAVENVNAIIAPEIIGLDALDQVAIDRKMIELDGTPNKAKLGANAILAVSMAVARAAADALNVSLYTYLGGFNAKTLPVPMMNIINGGEHADNNIDVQEFMVLPVGAPTFKEALRIGAEIFHNLKSVLKDKGLNTAVGDEGGFAPNLGSNEEAITTIIAAIELAGYKPGVDVFLGMDVASTEFYKDGKYHLEGEGKSFTSAEFVDLLASWVEKYPIITIEDGCSEDDWEGWKLLTDKLGGKVQLVGDDLFVTNTERLSDGIEKGVGNSILVKVNQIGSLTETFDAIEMAKRAGYTAVISHRSGESEDSTIADIAVATNAGQIKTGAPSRTDRVAKYNQLLRIEDQLGSVAQYAGKSAFYNLKNFK
- the secG gene encoding preprotein translocase subunit SecG: MEIFWKILLVIFAVGLIAVVLLQKGKSAGLSGAITGGAEHLFGKQKARGLDLFLQRLTVGLASGFFILALVVAYVVKV
- the rnr gene encoding ribonuclease R — protein: MMQEQGLLDFMRETAYKPMTYQELEQHFGINDAAEFKEFLKLLNQLEEEGKVIRTRNERYGVPERMNLLRGKIQAHAKGFAFLLPDEKDHPDVYIHANDQKSAMNGDIALVRITSQSEGGGRMEGEVVRIVQRAVTQVVGTFESHEAFGFVVPDDKRINRDIFIPKGEFQGAVTGQKVVVKITSYPEGRSAAQGEIIEILGHKNDPGIDILSIIRKHQLPEGFSDEVMAEAEAAPDSITEEEIVEQGRRDLRGEVIVTIDGEDAKDLDDAVHVKRLENGNYLLGVHIADVGYYVKERSALDQEAFRRGCSVYLVDRVIPMLPHRLSNGICSLNPQVDRLTLSCEMEFDSKLKRVRHDIFTSVIKTKERMTYTNVRKILMATEEEPETELKERYADLLDMFTLMEELAMKLRKKRMKRGAIDFDFQESKVIVDKEGKAVDIVKRERSVAEQIIEEFMLAANETVAEHFHWLRVPFLYRIHEDPDQEKLLHFMQFASNFGYVVKGKGNSVHPRALQTLLEEIHGTKEETVISTVMLRSMKQAKYDAESLGHFGLAAEFYSHFTSPIRRYPDLVIHRVIREVLENGGALPEIRNEALAARMPDIAQHSSERERVAVDAERDTDKLKKCEFMLDKVGEEFDGIISSVTSFGMFVELDNTVEGLIRLSGLTDDYYHFHELHMVLIGERTSKVYRIGDEVKIRVAQVNMDDYTIDFEMVDMKPRSDFRGVADAGFGARNGGGRKRGGFSRGGDTGAVVGRGGDKGRRGKESRAGDGRGERNDRGPSKGGRDGAKRAEHSGAQGNAKRKRGGADGGAAGGASRAAEGAAERSPWQEQAKPLEQGRQVRGARPRTDMWGLPISGSRGRDADTGEDPDQGSAFDGGRGRRGGRGNRSGGGGGQRSDANSSSGVNNSGEEGKNKKRKRNGGGGSGNGGGNSTAAFVRKKRK